The genomic interval tgattgataaatgatgatattgttaagttgaaGTTCGCACTtctgtatataaatttttttgtagtaGTTATTATCTCGTCTAtagataaaagtaaataaataaattatttgcatTTATTTGGGTGATTATATATACTTTATCCTGTTTTGTATATTCCTTTAACTAGGATTTGTTTGCACAGTGGTGAATTATTTTAGGATATCTTTTGGATTATTACATACCTTTTTCTATTGAATTGTACTTATTAAAGGAATTGCACTTTTGGTATTTAATCTTCAtcatcttaatttttaaaactactcCCATTAGtttcttatttgaaatttacagataatataaaaaatgatgaaattATAGGTACATATTTTTTCATAAGtgaaagattttaaaattaatttgatagatAGTATTGTTCTATAACTTTGTGATACAGGTAATCAAAGAATTGTGTAACTTTGGTGCACATTCAAGATTGAAACTCAAAAGCTtagttataatatatttttgaatttggtTTAAATAATCTAGATCTTTGTTTATCAACTTGCAACTACCACTTGAGTGACACTTAGTCGGCTTAAAATGAATTGAGATAGATTCATTTATTCTAATTCTTGTTGTAAATAAATGTACATCACAATCACATGGAATGATGGAAACTTCATTCTCTGAAAACCATATCACTGATTGGGAAAAAACATCCAAAAAAATTGAGTGGAATCTGCCATGCCAATCGCGTCTACCTTTAGTAGCCAAATTTGGAGTTTTGTGACCTCATTTCCAAACAAAACCAGCACAACAATTGCTGTTGGACTTGACATGGACCCAACAAAACAAATTAACCAAACTTCTTCTTAACACACAATCTAATCTCACCCCCACAACACCCTTCTATATACATAATTACAATGTAAATGAGGGTTATAAATGTCCGTATACAATAATTGTGCTCGCAAGAAATTCATAAACAATCAGTTAGATACTATGAAGGCGatctaaattaattattcaagATTACTCTTGAATGAGATGATTCTAATCTCTTCTAATTTAATCAAATGTCTTGAGTTTGAATCATGTTCAAAAAAATACGatagtattaaaaaatttaagagagAATTTTGATATCTACTATAGTTAATTTTTCTCAGTTGCCCACAAAATTTacacatcaataaaaaaaaattaaattagataaaatatcTCACTGCTTAATCTAATCTTATAATATAAACACTAGAGAagttataaaaatcaaattctttaaattatttaagcttatttcaataaataattttttttttataaaataaactaactCGTTTGAAAACATTTTAATCACATGTTATTGACCTAGATTCTAGCTGTCGTATAGTGGTACTGAcatttttgaaaactattagATTAAAAATTGAGATAGTTTACCTCTCTTAATCTTATAATTCTCAATTATGTTACACCATAGAATACCATAGAGGATTCaaacatagttttttttttacatcttaATATATCCctgtaaatataataataataataacctagTTATTAGTTGttgttactattattattatttgattaaacgcTAACATTTaacttggaaaaaaaaaacctagtTTTCAAGCTCCTCTTCTCCTTCTTCTTAGTAACTCTTGTTTTTCATTAATGGGAGAAAGGTGATTTGAAACTATTTTTTATctgaaatcattttttaatttattttttttttctcatttcatttaaataagtagtttttatatatatttagtttttcttctctcattttgtttgtaattttgatattcGAGTGTGACGTTTTTTTCGTTGTTTTGATAAATCAATTTCGATCTAATGTACATTCAATCAATGATTTCGGTGTCGTCAAccttacaatttaaaaaatataagtattaTACAATTTTgtcatatatacatatatatataagatttgtcacattttttaatattttgtagttttttactattaactttaatattataaatttgttatagattatttttttaaaacgattttgaattatattattgttCGTCAATGTAATATCTACTAATTTAAGTGAatgtgaataaatattttttttagtaataaataaatcaatcaattaattGATGCAATGCctaatgtattaaaaaaaaggcATACCAAGTCCAAATAGAGTTATGACAAGGACATTCCCTTTCCTTGTTTTCAGGTTCTCTTATCCCTCCTAGAAACCTTTCTCAACATCCATACAACAAACACAAATTCACAACACCTTtccatctctctctctctctctctctctccacaccaaaaagaaaaaacattataGAGAGCCATACAATTTCAAACACACTTCATCAAATCTTGTCACTCTTTCAAGACAAAAAAAACCTCAATACCGTTAtggaaacacaacaacaacaacaacaacaaaatatcataGAAAAACAACTTGAAGGAGAAAAAAACAACCATTCAATCCAATTATTAGAATCCCCAAAACACCCTTCTTCATCaccctcttcttcctcttcacctTCTCATGAATTCTCCTTCACAATCTCTCTTCACTCTTCTTCCACAACAATCCATGACAAATCCAAACCTCAACCTTCTTCTCTTGCACTTGATTTATCACCAGCTGATGACATTTTCTTCCATGGTCATTTACTTCCTCTTCACCTCCTCTCTCACTTCCCTTCATCGCCTCGATTTTCGACTAATTCCATGGACAGTTTCACTCTCCCTATCAAAGATTTATTACTAGAAGATGAAAAGACAAGAAAAGACATTGGAAGCTGCAGCAACAGAGAACAAAACAACAATAACAGAACAAAGGAAGAAAGTTACAACAAATCAAACAACAAAAGTAGTAGTTTCTCATTGTTTGGATTAACAAAAggaaattcaaattcaaaaggGTGTCATCAagagaaacaaaaaaagaaacttGGGTATGATATGATTCATGCATTGAAAAAATACTTAAGAATGGTGCAGCCACTAGTACTTTTCAGaggaaaaagagagaaaaatcgATTCCATGGAGAAGCTTATTCACGTTCAGGGAacttaataagaaaaaataagcCAGAAGTAAGAGGAAGCAGAGGAGAATATTCAGCACCAGCTTCAATGAGAACATCACCAACAAATAGTGGACTTTTGCTTGCAACAAGTGGTGCTATTCCTTgtggtaataataataatgatagtaCCATGGAAGAGTTACAAGCTGCTATTCAAGCTGCAATTGCTCACTGTAAAAGTTCTATTGCAAAACAAGATAAGATCAATTGTTGATATAGATAATAAATGgtagatatatatttttattttttttgtatttactGTCATAgctttcattttttatgtttttgtaatGTTTAATTTACATCTGAAATTTATCTCTGGTTACACTTGAATAGTATTAAGttagttattaatatttattttttataaaatataaactaagcAATATCATTAATAAACTTTATAtgtttaatcaattaatttttattttgtacaaATAAATTATGGTCTGTTGAATAATTGATGAATATATATTAGATCTTGTCTCAAAGTTGAACTTTCTATTAAGTCCAATAAGAGGTCCTTTTTAGTTTGTACTTCAAATTCTTTCATTTTGTTAATAAATCCGTAATACATATTGGAACTTAGTTAATCAAATCCGtaacaaaatcaaaactaagcaatatcatttatatatatatatatatatatatatatatatatatatatattgtcaaaAGAAAATCTAagcaatataattaataatcaaattgttggaattcaattcATCACAATTTAATTTGTTAACCAATTAGTTTAGTTGTTAGCTACTAGTACTACTCCCTAAATGTGTATCATTTTAGTAAGAAATTTGCCCTGTTTTAACTGTCATTTTTAACataatgttaattattattttttaatttctatcatTCTGTTAgctattagtaatatatatttttaacttaattaataTGCAAGGTACGTAGTAGATATAAATAGTATATTATaatctttttataaaatatgggATATTGGAGGGAGTATTATGTATAGCATGGTTAactaatttaaacaataaaacaTTCAAGTTAATATATGGTAGATGAagtttattcttaaaaaaaaaagagagacaaAATTCAGAGatataaaagttataattaatatacatTATTAACTAAATGTACGTAACTTGTGTGAAGATCAATACAAGTAACAAACTTTTATCTGCATGTGTGATTCTTGGATTTAGGTTTATTTTACAAAGTGTTGAGTTTAAATTTTCTGAATATagtaaatttagattttaatctTGTACATTGAATTCCACTTTTTGTTTATTAGAAATAATCTTACTTAACTTGGACTTATGGtttgtaaaaaatttcaaattttaaatttttttataatgttaagtCTTACTTTTTTAATTAGTCTAATAATTATATTCACACATTTTAAAGGTAGATAAATAGATAATTTATcattcaaactcaaatttttatatatcaatgtttttactattatcaattaaattgtatttatgAGATCTAAAATCTCATGTTAATTAATTGAGTAAAGAGTATTTAGAAGATTAataaagtcaaatatatattaatttcttgTAATATTTTCCTTAGTTAAGTATTGAAATATAACACATGAGTTGTTTTAACTTCTAAACAAACATTGAATTATCAAATCCTTCAAGCTTTGGGTGTAATTAATTGTGTCTAGGTGTCGGAGACACGTTAATTTGAGCTCACTTGCAAACACTTTTACCCTGACTTAGCCACTTAGGAATtggaaatttggaaacaaatgtATTATTTAAATACACTAAAATGAGTATTATATTTCACAttgtatttatattaattaacataaatattaaattcaattttgaagaaaaagtattcaaagaaaaagaaagtataatataaaattaaattcaaaaaaccgtacaaaaatataatgttgATGTTAAGTTTTGTACCAAAATATCATTTCTCCTTCGAAATAGTAGTACAagaaatgaattatgaattattTCAATATTAAGCAATCTTCCTTCGActgaaaaacattaattaattttaaatacttaAATCCTTCAAGTGTTAAATTTTGACAAATTAGTAATTATATATGTTGCATTTTAGTAAGTTTGACATAAAAAACATGaatataataaatcattttattgatttgttGGAGAAATTTGGATTCAGGTTGTTGTATGGTAGAGGTTGCTAGGTttaaagacaaaaactcatACAATTGTTATGAGAAATATTTGTTGAAAACATCAACATTGTATCATGTATATATACCtaagttttatattatttttctctctcctCAGTTCTTACACCACATACATCAATTGTATTTTATAAAGTGTCCAAACTTTTGTGTTTCTAAATATCACATCTCAATTATCATATTTTggaataaacaattaaaaaaaatccttgTCTAAATCTTAATGGTATATGCGGTATGGTGCATCTGTATAGAATCCAATTTTTTATTGGGTgttaaaataactaataatgGTGTTTGAAcatctttaacttttttttgttcctttatttaatttttctctatttttctctctctatcGCATTATAAACAGATCACATCTATTACTAcactctttatttattttctctctagGTATTATGTGAGAATATAAgagatattttacttttatatattatttttatttaaaactctatattatatattatattaaaatttatatactaaaatgtcCTATTTTTTACCTAAGAGTAGCAAGGTAGTAGCAAGGTAGTGATACGACCACCCTCAAATGCGACCAttgccttttatttttttataataaataattaattgttaatttaattaataaaaaataattaaaaaaaccaaattatattaataaaatcaaataaaatacatataatgaaaaaaaaattatcaaagttATTATAGTTGAGTAGATGTGTTAAAACAAACGATGTACATATTATTGTAGATAAATTCACAATctcattctattttattattttatatttaatagatCCGAAGAAGAAATATAAGagaattgttaacaaaataaaataataatttatatgcaAGACAGGAataagttgttaaaataatataacacgtgTTGGCAACACTATCGCTgcaaaatatgagaaaattattataataatacgTTATTTGTTTTGGTAAATCTACTCAACCGCattaactttatattatttttttccattaaatatattttgtttgatttcattaatataatttattttttatttttatttttatcaattaaattaaccattaatcatttattttaaaaataataataaaaaagcaaTAGCTAGTCTCATCTCCACGACTTCCTatcatataaataatatcatttatataatCGCATCCCCGCCTAGTAATATATAAGTTTCAATATAtagtataataaataattttaaatagaaaaataatattaaaaaaattcaaccaAAGTACAAGTGTCCATGAAATATTTTTCCAAAACAATTATAACACTATACCATTAAGGTATCTCTTGTGATATTAATTAACACAATATTTAATGAAAAACAATGGTGATATCGATTGTTGAATTTAATACACTTTAATATAGTTATATGGCAGCTACATTGACATTTAATATAGTTGAGTGTATATTCAAACTTCGCGCTTAGTATGTGTAAATTTTgctgtatatatatatatatgtgtgtgtgtgtgtgtggaaTTTTACTcggttaaaatatatattttaagtcaGTTTCGTGTCCAAgttaacaacaaaaatttaataaataatagaatttacttttttaagtcggttaaaatgtatattttaggTCAGTGTCGAGTTAAAGTTAACAACAATTGACTTAgtaaacatgttttttaactaGTTTCATGAATTGACTTAACATAACTTCATTATATTAAGTTGGTTCACCTTAACCGACTTACGTATCTTTAACAAATCATCTTTTTTAAGTTGGTTCTATTGATCAACTGACttaataaatatacaattaaaataattatttaaaaaaaaaattctcacttTTTTTATGTTCATGCTCCATACATACATAcaatattttgtactaaatttaaaatcagaGTTTTGTACTTGcaactataattttatataaccatataatattaaacaaaaaagatGTCTCTCATTTATGACTACTTTTGACAATACgcaaaatgatttaaatgtccattaagaaaattataaaatcatagTGTGACaatattcaatagacatatattCAAGCATTgtcattttctttaattaattccaaaataaaattcacacaACATTTTTGAACTTATTTAATTTGGTACAGAAGAAGTGTTCTCAAGTAtctgaacaaaaaaaataatccaTATCGATTGAATCATAATTTGTTTATGAtacgaaaattaaaaaaatacaatcaataacaatttGTAATTTCTTTATCATacgaacttaaaaaaaaaaacacaatcaataataacttgaaaaaagtttacATACGCGTGCATCTATGAATCAACAATACCCGATGTtacaatgttcaacatatgtaaTGTAACATGACATAGTAGCCACATTCATAATTTGAAGCTCGTCTCTAACTCTaaaattgaaatcataaaaaaaaatattaaatacataaaattgttataatattataaatgaagTTATTCATTTGTAAACAATTTAGTATATGAGTTACATAGGATCGGGTATAAATCCATATATGTTTTTCAACAATTGAATCGCTTTTCAACAATTAAATCGCTTTTCAACAAttgagaaaatatattaaatacataTATGACTTACTAAATAtggaaattaaatatttttgaagttaaaTATTATTCAAGTTAAATGAAGTTATTCCATATTTAGTAAGTTAAATATTTCTCTCAATAGCGATTCCATATATGTTTTCTTTTACTTTcaatattatgtttcgtttgaCTTGCAAATCCGTAATTAATGATCTGAACGTTTGTTTTAGCAgcaattcatttttttctttgattaaaatttCCTTGGAAATGGATCAAACATAAATCCAGCGGAAAATGTTTGGACCATATAATACTAAATTCCATTGCCAAATAATCGGTCCTGCCCTGTCACAAATCACAATCAAGTCCACATTGTAAGAAAGACTCAATTCATGGAATCATGAAGGTAAGGTTACAACTGACAGTGACAATTTTGTACATAAAGAACAACTTGTTCTCAACAGGCTTAACAATTAGGAAAGCTCAATAACACCACAAAAAAGACAGAGCATGGAAAATTACAAAGACGTccttatatatagtttaaaatttAGCTAATTAAATTACAGAAATTGACATCAAACTAATAAAGGGGAttttgtgaagtcaaatatactAAATGGTCATCTTAGAGcctatatatacacatataaaaCCAAGTGATCACTGGTCTCGATGAACATGTCCCCATTATAAGGGTTTATGACTGAACTTTAAATTATAAGGGTTATTTCTTTTAAAGATTCTGTGGATTAATTAAGACTCAAAAAAGTATTTATGCACATAACTAGAGTAAAAAATCGAACTCGGgtgaatttataattaatatatacaaaGACATGTTTGTATATATACTATATTACGAAAATTTAATCCATAGTTAAGtaaatgtttataaataaatattaagaataaCACATAAAATCTTAAAAACTTTAAGATTGACGAcatgttaatttataaaaaacattagGAGTATTTGAGTTTGTAGTTAATAGATAAAAAACATTAGGAGTGCTTGAATTTGTAGTTAACAGTCTCTCGCTTGTAATTTTGAAACACATACATACACAAAAGGGCAATGAGCACCCATAGATAAAGAGAGAGGGACAACGAATTATTCGTCAACCGAAATATATATGTTCTTATGATGAAAAGAAAATACGGTATACGTTATATCTAGTTTATTGGAGGTCGTATGTGTGTGCGCGCATGTTTGCGTGAGTGTGTGTAACATTAAttcatatttgattttatatcaattaatGCATTATTATAAGTAATTATGCCTCTCATTATtctgaaatatattttaacaaaaaataatgattttaacataattatgaaattcttttttattcattttcatCAATGTTATCACACAACTAGACATGGTAACGAGGTAGGAAGGAGGTGGATTTTGCCTCCTCCACCCTCATACCCGACTAATCGGGGAAATCCGCACTCACCCCGTTATAGCGGGTGTGAAATTTAGACCCACAATCCCGCCCACAACAGATTCGAGTTTTTTCACCCACACTCATTCATGTATATAAAGtaatgtaataaattaattatcgttacacaataataaaataattttttttttctatagagataaaattataatttgatattttaaaaaaatattaagtatattcaatatatatataatttaaaaattacaataatattattttcgaGATGAGTTATAGTGCGGGGTGGATATCACCACCACAAATTTATTTCTGCTCCTGAATTTTAATTTCAGAAAAAATCTGCACTCACATTCAATCAAAACGGATTTTCTCCACTTAAATCAAACAGATTCGAGTAGATACCCGCAAGTG from Cicer arietinum cultivar CDC Frontier isolate Library 1 chromosome 5, Cicar.CDCFrontier_v2.0, whole genome shotgun sequence carries:
- the LOC101491149 gene encoding BRI1 kinase inhibitor 1 gives rise to the protein METQQQQQQQNIIEKQLEGEKNNHSIQLLESPKHPSSSPSSSSSPSHEFSFTISLHSSSTTIHDKSKPQPSSLALDLSPADDIFFHGHLLPLHLLSHFPSSPRFSTNSMDSFTLPIKDLLLEDEKTRKDIGSCSNREQNNNNRTKEESYNKSNNKSSSFSLFGLTKGNSNSKGCHQEKQKKKLGYDMIHALKKYLRMVQPLVLFRGKREKNRFHGEAYSRSGNLIRKNKPEVRGSRGEYSAPASMRTSPTNSGLLLATSGAIPCGNNNNDSTMEELQAAIQAAIAHCKSSIAKQDKINC